From Cryptococcus neoformans var. grubii H99 chromosome 6, complete sequence:
TTCTTATTCTCCTTGCTGGCCGATTCTCTGGCAAGCGAGTTGTTTTCCTCAAGCAGCTCGACTCTGGCTTGCTTTTGGTCTCTGGTCCCCACAAGTTAGTGTTTTTTGACCTATATCGACCGCGTGATCTGATCTGATCTGATCTTTTAGGCTCAACGGTGTCCCTCTTCGTCGAGTGAGCCAGGCTTATGTCATTGCCACCTCCACCAAGGTCGACATCTCCGGTGTCTCTATCCCTGAGTCTATCAACGATGCTTACTTCGCTAAGGCCAAGGCCGCCAAGTCTtccaaggaaggagaattCTTCGGtgaaggcaaggagaagaaggcgttccccgaggagaagaaggctgagcAGAAGGTGAGAGTGCTTGGCCAGGAATCAACAAGAGACCCAAGCTAACAAAAATCGCAGGCCGTTGATGCCGCTCTTATCGCTTCCATCAAGAAGGTTGAGAACCTTTCCAAGTACTTGAAGTCGTCTTGGGGTCTTTCCAAGAGTGACCGATTCCACGAGCTCAAGTTCTAGGCATTTGATGGGTATGAGATGCATGTATTACAGCTACGTTAGGACTACTTTACAACCATGGGGCCCATCCAACGTACATTGCACCCTGTACAACAGTCAGCCAACGTCGCAGCAGTAAAATGCTGGAGTGAGAACAAGCGAATGCTAAGAGGTGTAAATGACATACAAGATTTCTAGGAGAAGTGGCTTCCTTAATCAAAGTTTCAACCTGGTTGGGCACGGAAACGACTGTGCCTTCATTCATCACTCCTCGAAGTTTGCGTTTGATAGGATGGAGGTTTTTGTCGGCATTACTTCGAATGTCTCTGGGATCTGACTTTCCGCGACCCTGATAGTATGAGCCCGATTCTGCTAACAGTTTACTTACTCTACTGGTCCATTCAACGAGAGGGTCGTGGACAAAAGCCTCCAAGACACTCATTAAAGAGTCGCTATTTGAACGTAGGATACTCATAGTTATCTCTGCAGCTTTGCGAAATACGCCTATCTTCGATTAGTATTCAATTGGATTTCCAATCACGCACCTTCGACACCAGTTACACCCAAGGCGTCGACCATGTTTTGTGTGAGTCGGAAAGGTACACGTTCGGGGATCTCAAGGGTTTTGCCCTTGACAACTCAAAATTTAACGAGATCCTTCTTACATCTTCTTGACTTCAGACATACCTTTTCGAACAAACAATTGAGATCGACATGTACAGTATCACCTGAGAGTCCATCGAATAAGATATTTTCACCATGTCGATCACCGAGGCTGTATAAAGCAGCAATAAGCTACAATACgccttttttcctcttggTAGTAGCGAAAGTAGCCTACCCTAGAATGTAACCGATCATCGACATGACGGCCAGTGTGCGACTATAGGCTAAGCGACTGGATAACCATGCTGAAGGTTCTGGCCAGGATGTCAAAAACCACTCGCGAAAGACTGTCGGTTTATAACTGCAAAATATCAGCAGAGATACATGGAACACGCAATGTAGCATGGACATACAGTGGCAACACTTTATCCTTGAAGACGGCTGTGAGGACTTCTGGCGGGCATTGTTTCCTCGTTGTAGTGAGTAGGTCAATCACTTCGTTGATCTGAGTATGGCGGTTATGCGGATTTAGTGCAGTAAAGTGGAATAGCGTTTGAAGATCCGTTACTTACAAAAATCTTCTTATTCTGGCGACCGTAATTGGTTTCCAGGATGCCCTTGAATCCGTGGGTATTAGTCACCCACTCCAGCAAACCACACTCTTCATTCAGCGGCATGACAGCATAGGTCCGAACGTCTGCTGTCAGCTAATTATGATAAAGGTTGCACTCACAAAGTTGACGTCTTCTAGACTCCGAGGCACTTTTCAGGAGTTTGTTAATCATGGAATTGAGATCCATGACGCGAGCATCCTTTCTCAAATCGTCATGCGGCTtgcaaagaaaaggataTGCTTTGCCATCGCTGCCTATGAAGACAAGTTTCTTTGGTCTTTGAAGTGATGGCATGACGTCCACGCGATCCTCGACATCTAAGAATCAGCACTACTCGGAGTTAGGCAGACTTACCATGAATTTCTATTGGTGCGTTGGGGAAAGGATTGTGAGTCTTGACAGTGTCAGATGACGTGGGCAGATTACACGTCAAAGCGTCTTGAAGAGGCAATATCATCTTGGTAGGGAATGCGGATTTAACATAGGGAAAATGGGACTGGATTGATTTCTCCCGCTTGCGACCATCTACCTTGTGGTCAGTAAATTTTAACAGAGTGCTTGAAAAGGTATCTGCATCTCTGATTATCGTCGAGATAGACTTGTTTTTGTCAGCAAAATTCTTGGACTGGCGAAACTCACGGTTGCTTTTTGAAAGACTGCTAAACAGGCGTTTCGCCTTTCGTCTTGACAAGATTTCATGACACCGACCATTGGCCATAGAGCCTGTTGAGGATATTCAGAGATGACACGGACCATGATTGAACGCAGAATCCTTGAAACATCTACGCTAGGATGGACAATCCGAGAGACGATTTGAGGGAAAGCAGTGTAGAACTAATTATCAGTGAAGTCCATTAGTTAGTATACACACCTGATATGCTGGTAGATCATGAGCAGCTTCGCCGACCACAGAATGGATTTTGGAAATAAATTTCTTCCTAGTTTAAATGTGAACAAATGCAAGCTGGATTACCACCACAACGCTCGATACAGCCCACATGGCACTCAACGTACTTTTTGGCGTCTTTGGTGTCTCCCAGATCTAACCATAGAGTGAGCATCCTGGGCATCGTCTGGAAGATGTATTTCACGCCGTGGCGCAGAGCTATGCTGTAGTAATTGCAAGTATGGTAATTGTAGATTATTCTGTAGCGCTGTTAGTGAGGTTAAATGAGACAGTGTAAAACGTGAAAATGCTGACTTTTGTGCAGGATCACCAACCTGACCATCGTAAAAATGACCCAAATGATAGTAAGGAGACTCTAGACTGAGCCTCTGTGAGTGTCCAAGCATACATGGGTAGCAAATCGTACTCACGTATCACATAGAGTGATAGCTTGTGTATAGCGTTTGACTATTTCATTCTGATCAAATCTGTCTGTTTCGTTCGCCCATCTTGCAAGCAGAAGTACAGCCTACCAATATTAGTGGACACTTTAGACAGTTAGACGCACCTTTGCCAGATCCCTGCTCCTTCGAAATGAGTCTTGCTCGATATTTTCACTGGCCTTGCTATCAGTAGCCAAAGGCGCCAAAGTATTCTGAAGGTCTGTTAATGCTTTGAAAACACTGCCTTGAGCACGACGAAGTTTTGCCTCTTGTACGAATGCGAATGGTGCATCTGCCTCTCTGGCTTGTAGAGTGGCGCTATATGCCGTTTGCTCATAGCCAGCCTTCCTAGCTATTTTCGAGCTAAGAATCCAAGCGTCGCCTATCTCAGGGTTAAGTGAGGGTGTGTTCATGAGACCCAATGCTGTGCGACGTATGCTGAGAATAGCTTCCCGTACTCGAAAAGCAGGAGATGTCGTATAGAATCTCGAATCAAGGGAGGCAGTGAGCTGGCGTACATGTTGCTGAACGACTTTATGGCGgttcttgctcttgctgaCAATTTGAATTTCTTTCTTCGTGTCTTGAATCATAGCAATCTCTTGCACAAGGTGGAGCTGGAGCAATGCCTCATATACGGGTGTATAACCCTTTCCAGTGATGCCAGCCCCTACTTCACGACGCACTCGAGTGAGAACAGATGAAAGGTCACCGTCTTCATGTAGAGCAAGCAAAGCTTGGCCGATGGGCGGGCAGTCCGGACCAACCTGGCGGACTGTGTCCCAATCACCGATGATCCATGCGGCCTCTGCAGCAAACGGGGCTAGCTGAAGTGACCAATCTGGATGGCGAGTAATGACTCCCCGGATATGAGTTCGAAGGGTGTCTAACGTTAGCTCATATCATGAAAACCCAAGCTTACCATAATGTCCAAGATTTCGAAGACATTTCAGAAGTCCAACGTGTAACGTGGGGTCATCTGGAGATTGCTGCAACCTTACCTCCCAGCAGCTTTGCGCCGACGTCCATCTACCTGTGCTCTCATGTTCCCTGATTTGATGCTCTAAAGAAGGCGAAATAACAAATGCTGAAACACCCTCCATCCCATCTGGTTCGTCCAGTTCCGCATAAATTTGGTGCAGTCGCTCAAAATATGTTTGCAGTTCCGCAGtatcttttttctcctcccttAATTGGATAATCCTTTCCTCAAAACTTCTCAGAGACCTCGCATATGCCTTGCTCTGCAAAGCAGCATGCGCCATGAGCTCGGTTTCTATACTAGACAGTACCCCCTCAACGACTTTGGATCTTTCTCCTCGATCTAGGTGGCTACCCTTCACTCGCTGTAATCGCAACCATTTACTCAGGTGGTCCATCAGGTCAAAGATAACCTGTGCACTGAGGGATCGTCTGTCGGCCGGACTAGTAGGCTGTACTTGATCTTGCAAAACAGTTTTAATTTCAAGGCAAATCTCGTCGCGGTACTCGCGTACGCCAGAAAGTAGAACATTGAGAacgagatgaggaaggataTGGTGGGCTACACTGACATCTTGATTTCTCAGTACGCCACAAAAAACACCAAAGATAGCTTTGCTATCGCTGACAGAGCGATCAGTATCGGGCATGGACATCACTTTGCTAATAAGGTCTGTCGCCCAGCGCTGTAGCCATTCGCGATATGTTGGGGCGGCTACATATATGGGGTGCGAGAAGGTGCGAAAAGAAACATCATGCAGGGTAAAACGTGATTCGAGCAGTGGTGTCAGGGTTTCGAGCTGATCTTTTGGGAGGCTTTGCCATCGTTGTCGAATTGAAGGATCGATTTTACTTGCTGGGTGGATAACTTTGAGGGAAAACCCACAAAAACGAAGGAGCTCCTGTATAGCAAAAGCAAGATGGTTCTGATGCTTTGTATCGTTGGTGGCGCGAAAAGCATCCACGAGAAGATCACGCACAAGATGAAGGGCAAAATCGAGTGACTCCTTGTGATCAGCGAAGTTCGAGGTGATAGTAAATGTATTGCTTTCGACGTAGTATCCCAGACGGTCAGGATCCAAGGCGCCGATAATACCCAAACATTCATAGCTGAGATCCCTCAACTCCTGACAATCTCCATCTCTAGTAGCAATGGATAAAAGGGTAGACATAAGTCGAGCGGCCACTGGATTAAAAGTATCTCCTTTCACAAGATCCTGGATGCTTTCTTGAAGAGTGACCAGCAGTAGCCTCAACTCACGGATAGAAGCCAACGAAATTGCTATGTTCTTGCTAGCAACCCTATCAAGAACTTTTGTGATACGAATATCAATCGGCCATTTCTTCCGCTGGGCTGTCAATAGACTGGCAGCTCTCTGGAGTTCGTCGATATGATCCATGCCTACAACTTCTTCGACGAATTGACTCAGATCATTTGCACTGTCGGCGATCTCATCGATGATTCGGATGGCGACAGATTTCGCGGTCTTGTCAAATGTGGGCCAATTTGCCACTAGTGCACCAGTAGTGCGGCCTACAAAAGGACCAATATCGGCGTATTTGAGAGTAGAAGTGAAGACTGCCCATGTGTTAAGAGTTTCATGACGGAGCTCTTTGATGCCAAGTGTGCTTTGTAAGCTCGCCATGATCTGAATTGTCAGCCATTTTCATACCGGCCGGTACACACCTGtggtgaaaaagaagacatCGAATCCCCCACTAGTTTGATTAAGACGCCCATGCTCCTGATGATTTTCTTTTTGTATTCTACTGACTTTTTGCCTAGCACGTCATGTAGCATATCGTTGAGTTGAGAAATGACTCCTAGCATATAGGGCTTAAGAAATGCTCCTAAGTCGGTACCTGTCCGTTGATATGCCATGGCCTTGCTCAACCCTAACTTTGCAGCTCTCCTGGCGGCCTTGTCTTGGTCACCTAGTTCAACAACGAGAATCACCATAAGGTCAACCATACAAGATCCCATGAGAGATTCTACAGTGATCAAAGGCTCATGCTCAGAATAACCATGAGTCATGCTTCGAATGAGGTCAACCAGGAAGTCAAGACTTTCAGCCGTCTGCTGGGGGTGGAGAAAGACTTGCGCGAGGATACCAGCAATATGGTCCATAAATAAACGACCTAATCGCTGCTTTACGATACTCGCCACATGTATTAGGGCTTCTCGGTTGCGCGACAGTACAAGCGCTGGTAAGATATGCGGCAATGTCGTATGCAAGAAGTTTTGTCGAGTAGAACCGATGAACTGCATTGTCTCGGAGATCATATAAGGAGAGCGAATGATATTGTCGGCCAGGAGTACACTGATGCGATCGAGGAACGGAGACAGAAGAGTATACGGTGTTTTATGATGATGCTTAGCCAGGGCGACGAGCTGCGATATTAGTAAGGTATTTCCCAATGATAACTTACCTCTGTGTAAGCAAGGGATCTAAGAGGAGAATTGTATGATCCGAGCTGGCGTAGAAGTAACTGCAGGACGAAGCATAATGACTCCCCCTGGGCAAGCCTGCCGAGGTCACCGAGCAAAAGCACGGCAGTTTCGGCAGTTGCTGGAGACTGAAGTGGGGTAGAGGCCGCCTCAATGTACCTTTGTTGATTTTTCCTGGCAATGATGTGATCCACACCAGCATTTTGGGTCATGAAAAAAAGTGATAACGTTCGACTTGATGGTCAGCCAGCACAAAAGTGATCGGACTTACCCGGCAGCTACTCTCATGGGACGCTCGCGTGCATTTAAACCCATGACGACTTTTTCATAGATAATTTCCAAGTTTTGGGATTCTGCGGCTATCGCACCAGATGGAGCATGCTCGATTATGCTGCTCAGTGCATTCATCATCGATAAGTCGAACACATTGACTTTGATCCATAACTCCAGGACCTTAGGATTAAACTCTTTGGATGTAGGATATCGGGGCCAATCATGCTCGCCAACGGCGAAGCGAACAATTTGAGGCATGAGATGCGCGATGGCAGACAAGGATAAACTGATATCAGTCTAAGTTAAATCAATCGACACTCACGAATTCTGAATAAGTATATCGACTATAGAGCTTCCTTCGGGAGGGTCGGGAAGATCTGGGAGAAGTTCACGAAGGTCTGCAATCAAATTCCCGCTTgtcctccttttcctcttcttggaTTTCTGAACATCCTTCTGCAAAAGAGCAGAAACAGTGTCAAGCTTGACCGAGTTGCCTGTTTGTATGGAGATTTCTTTGGCTGTTTTTTCCCACTCCTTGATTTGGTCAAGGCCGACGATTTGTTTGATAGTATCGCGGGAAAGGCGAGGGCCTACAGGAGTCAAAAGATGGCAGATTCCAGGGAAGCCAATAGAATCGTCCTTAATATCTAGATTCCCGCATTGGCGTAAAAGTGACCACCACACATCATATTTCAATCCCTCGTGGACTGAGGCCATTTTCTCATAGAAAGTCATTAGTGCTATTTTTCTGTCCGCACCATCGACAATATCAATACTTGAGACATACGAGCAAGCCTTGGTCAATCCTTGATGGATATTCCGCCCAAGAGCTTTGTTCACTGTCTGTATGTATATTAATTGCGATTCTGGTGTATCTATTAAACGGCTAGCTTCAGAAAGCTGGGCGCAAGCTGTTGAGATAAATGATAACGCAAAAGGGAGATCGAGCTGAAGAATGGCAGATACAATTGATAACACGGCACAAATGTTGCTTGGAAGCTCGGCAAAGCCATAAAGCTTTGATTCGTGCCCATCTATCACGTCTATTTTGTTAGTTTTCCTCCAGATATACTGACCCACCTTGACAAAACAAAGTCAACTGGCTCAGTATCTGCGCTGCCCTTCCCGGTCCTTTAGCCCATGTATCCTCATCGTCGGGCTGGTCTCGTCCTAATATCTGAATGATATATACAACCACCTGTACCGATTCGTCTGTAGGAACAGACGCGATTGATGAGCAAGCTATTTGCAGCAGCCTAGGGATCAGCCATTGGTAAAAGGGTGCCTGATTGTATGTTTCCGTCAGAAATCTAGGAGAGAGTGTTGCTTGTCGCTTGATGATGGCAAGAGTATATGTGGCTTGTTGAACGTTTACTGTGATACTCATTGACAGAGGTTTGAGGATGCAGTGCTCCAGCAGGACTTGGACGAGATCGCCTGGACTCGATTGCTGTTGATCTCCTGAAGGAGTGAGACCTTCACTGAggaggcgaggaaggagggattGGAGATCAGCTCCCTGTATGTTGTACTGTGTGGCGAGCTGCGTCATCGGTGGTGGTTCGCGCCGCTGAGGGGCATTGGGTTCGCTGcgaaaagagggaagggacCCAGAAAGTCTCAATCAGCTTTTCTGGGAAGGCGGAGTGGAGGTGTCCAAGAAAGCAGCAGACGAGTCTACCGTAGCAGGGGAGCGCGTCGCGTAGCCATTCCTAGTTGATTTGATGCCGAGATTTGATTCCGAGGAAATTGCTTCCGTTCCCTCGCTCCTTAGCTTTGGAACCACCATAATAATCAGATCACACCACTGTTCAACTCATCTACCATAACTACCAGCTCATCATGTCCAAGAAATCTGATCTCCTCGTCCGTGTACGATACCTCAACCCGCTTCCAAATCCTCCGTTCCCTCCAAAACTCCTCAATGTCAATACAAACATATCCAGGTTAGGGGAACCCGCCTACCTAGACCAGCTCGCAGCCACTACTCCCCTTCCTATGCTCGTTGATTCAGAAATGGGTATGCCTCTGGACTTGAATGCTTATGATGGTGCATGGGACGGAAAGGATCAATGTGCGTCATGATATCTTGGGACGCAACTGATATGTAGCTTTAAATCCTATCCCTGACTCCGATAGAGTCCATCATCCTGTAGATCTCACTTTGCTCGCGCCGTTCAACCCTCCGCCGACATCAAACGGGGATCTCAAATCAGTCCTCTCGAGCAACGAAGTATCGTGGATGAGGAATTCAAGTTATCTTACGAGAAGAAACAATGCTAAAAGGAAGGATGCTGCGGAAATTAGAGAGGAAGCTGCTGTCGATGCCTCGGAGGCGGCCCAGTTGTTGATGATCGAGAAGACATTTCTGGATGTAACTTCCCAAGATGTAAACCAATTACAACATCCCAATCCGAAAAAGAGACATCTTAAGGTTGTCGAGGTAAGTTCCTTCAATCAGTTCGAATCATCATGTAACTCTCCATATTACAGAGTTACGACGTCCTgccagatgatgaagcaTGGCCAAACAACtacattcttcttcgattCCCTGAGCGACCTTCTGCAGCGACAGCAATTGTGAGTTTAAATTCACCCTCGCCACATACAATAGGAAGCAGAAAAGTCGGCATTTCAAAGCTCATGCTCGCTTGTAGAATCCCGCGGCGGGCGCGTCTTCCCCTCGTCTTTCCAAATCTATTCTCCGCCCCATCGTCCAAGATGACCAGCAGATGATGGAGTTCTATCTTCCCCAGGAGGAAGACCTTTCTAAGCTGGACGAGGCTTACAGACGCGCCGTGGATGAGGAACctttggagaagataaTGCAGTTGAATGAGGAAAATCCCAACGATCCAGAGATTGATCATATCTTTTCAGTAAGTTAATCACTCAAATTACTACTTTTCCTCACCATTATCAGAATGTCTATTATGACCGCATACGTACATACGAAGTTGTCTCTACATCGGCACCCAAAAAAGAGATTCTTGTTTCCTTCCAGGAGGGCGAAGAGAGTGATAATGAGCCAGCTActaagaagagaaagggtgTCTATTATAAGGAAATTAATTTCCGAACCCTTTtgagaaagaccagaaCGAAGGTAGGTTTCAATGAAGGATGGATAGCGCTAATTCATTAGCCACATGACGAGGTCGATGGACAATCCGACAGATGGGATAAGAGCCGCGTGGGCTTCAGATTGCCTAGCCAGGCGGACATTGCCCATCGTGATGAAGCGAAAAGCCAGGTTGCTGACCCTACATGGACAAATGAAGAACTCAGACGTGTACATGGTGGCGACAATATGGCTGAAGGGCAAGGGGAAGCAAttgacgacgaagaagtgGGAGTTGATGAAGGTGCAATCGAGGCTGAGAGAGGGGCACATGACGGAAGCGAATAGGATAAATGGATGCATACATACAACACTTATAACCACTACATTGTAAAATAATAGCCCTCTACTCATCGTCAAGAATCTCTCTTATTCTTTGCACAATATCTAGATAAGCCATAGTTGCCGGACTCTCCGGATATTCATCCAAAAAGCTTATCCCCTGGTCACAAGTCATCCCAATTCTAGGGTCCAGTGGCACTTTCCCCAGTAATTCTATGCCCAGCTCTTTGCCCATCGCCTCAGCCCCACCTGTAGTGGGGGCAAATATTTGGCTCTCATTCTTGCAATTGGGACAAACAAAACCAGACATATtctccaccatccccaGAATGGGAATCCCGACTTTCTTGCAGAAATCAATTTCCTTTCTGACATCTTGCAGTGCCACCTCTTGCGGCGTCGTTACAAGTACAGCGCCATCAATACCTGCCTCCTTCAAGTACTGTACAATTGACAGATGCTCGTCGCTTGTTCCAGGAGGTGTGTCAACAACCATGTAATCCAAATCACCCCACTCAACATCCTTCAAGAACTGCTTAATAAGCCCATTTTTTTTCGGCCCACGCCAGATGACGGCAtcagacgaggaaggaagtaGAAACCCGATCGACATGACAGCTAAATTGTCAAGTGCATAGGCGGGAGACCATCCAGAGGCCGAGGTGTGGATGGTTGAAGATTCTAATCCCATAAGCAAAGGGATCGATGGCCCACAGATGTCAATGTCCATTATTCCCGCCTGGTCTCGTATCAGCGACAATCCTGTCGAAGTAATCGAGAACTCTTACTTGGCACTCTTCATCCGCTGCAAGGGCCCAAGACAAGCCTGCAGTAAATGTGCTTTTCCCCACGCCACCTTTCCCTGAAAGCACCAATATCTTCCGTCTTACAGAGCTCATTCGCTCTCGGATAAGTGGCAAATCAGGATCAGGCCCTTTGGGTCCTTCTGCACAGACAGATTGGTTGGGACAGCCTTCACAAGCATCTGCCTTGCCAGCCTGCGAAGATTCAACCCCCTGCCGTACATTGTCGTCAGCGGCGCCTAGGAAATGGGACGTAAGGAACGTACGGGGCAATGTTGAGGGGCATTTTCTGGTACTGTGGTAGGCAGGACGGTAGATGATGGTGCGAGAGGGACAGGAGAGGGGATAGGAAATGGCCTTTGTGTAGCTATCATAGTTAAAGAATTACACTTTCGTTCAATATCAGAATGAGGAGGTAACCGGATACTCATGTATAGAAAAGAGAAGTTCGCAGATGAAAGAACGCAGCAGGACGGCCGAAGTGTTAATCAATACGTAAGCAAAAATTCCAATACGTAATGTGCCGAAGTTGGCCGATGCTTACAAACAGCTCGGGCGCGTCAGGAGTTCGTTGGCCACGGGAACTAGGGTACGTACGGGCGTAGGCTCGACAAGACCTGTCGATTAATTAGTACGGGCGTATGGCGGGCCCGGGGTCCCAGCGGCAGGCAACAAACGGCATAAGCTGGATGTCGCGATGTTATACAGAGTCGCACTCCCCGGCGTCTACAACAAGGAAGGGGCTGCCATTCCACCTTGTCCCCAATGTAACCAAACAAACACTGTGCGCGCGCTTGCATATTCGATTTTCCGATATGCAGCGATATGCCACATAACGGTGGATAACGGCGGACACAATTTTGTCCGGTATGCTACCAAAGTGGGCATATCGGGAGAGTCCGATATGCTGCCGCGCGCACGGTGaaacctccacctcagaCGACCGCGATCGAGCTCTCTTGCCTTTACAGATTATGACTTGAAGTCTACTCTCTCGTTGATTAAGAAGCTCGAAGCATTGTGGTACCGGCCTCCCAAGACACCCGAAGATCCACAACCGGATATATTGCCTACTTTCATGGTTCTCCGGTCAGCTGGTGTTCGCGGCGCCAGCGTACCGTCGCGCATTCAACCATGGAAGCGGAATATATTGCGGCAGCTCAAATTACTCGTGTGATCATTTGGCTTCGGGGCTTATTGAAGGGAATCGGTCTGTAAAACCGGTCTCTCGCATGTGGACCCCACCACCCTGCACATCGACAACCAATCAGCCATTTGCCCCTCACACAACACACTCTCCCACGAGAAGTCTAAGCATATCGACATTCGATATCATATTATTAGGGAGAGGGGGGGAAGTAAAGAACTAAAACTAGCGTATATTCCAACTGGAAAGCAGTGGGCCGACGTTCTTACCAGGGCCTTGGATGGAATAAGCCACGGAAAGGCAATCAAGGCGTTCGTTGCACCTTGCCAGGGAAGAGACGGAAAAAGGAGGATTAAGAGTAAGGGGAGAATATTAGGAGAAACTCCGGATGACGGGTATAACCATAGACGAAAGGATTGTTAAGAAGAGCAGTGCAAGCTGGCCTACTTCTGCTTCGACAGGTATGTTGGGTGATTAGACGAGGTTGGCCATGTCCTTGAGAGGAGGGTTCCAAGGGTGGTCGGAGGGGTATTCAAGCCCCTAATCCTGTCGACTTGGGGACTGATGAGTCATGGGATGATAGATGAGTGGAAAAGTTGGAGAGAGGCGATGCCAGAGGGGGTATTTATACTGATGCAAAGGAGGATAAGTGTGGAATTGGTGAAAGCAAGGGCTTGGACTCTAATCCCCTGAGGGAGGCGCGCCCAGAAGGGTTGAACGAGGGAAGGGTGAACGAAGCACCCATTTACCGCTCGACTCTTGCAAAATCAATAAAACATCTTTCggcttgcctcttctttctttccgcCTAATCGGCatcctccactccttccCCAACACTTCTTCAGTGTTCATTTCCCTCCGGCTTGGCAGCCCCTCCTTCGGCACGAGTTAGAGATATCTTTATCCCGAGAGAGATGGGTAGgcagaaggaaaggatggtAAATAAAGTAGCTTTCCGTAGTTTCATAGTTTCCCAGAAAATCAATACTTTCTCATTACCTTGCCTTTGAgcattcttcctttcaaGTCGCTTCAATCAGCCCTTAGTCCAGCTTCTGCTCTTTCAGGCCCTGGCAATTCTTCCGTCCGGCTCTGCTAGGCTTGGATTCTTTACCTTCATTCGTCCAGTTCTACACCATCCGAGTTGAGCGCCGGACAGCTACGCTGACTGACGTGACGCCTG
This genomic window contains:
- a CDS encoding RNA polymerase II-associated factor 1: MSKKSDLLVRVRYLNPLPNPPFPPKLLNVNTNISRLGEPAYLDQLAATTPLPMLVDSEMGMPLDLNAYDGAWDGKDQSLNPIPDSDRVHHPVDLTLLAPFNPPPTSNGDLKSVLSSNEVSWMRNSSYLTRRNNAKRKDAAEIREEAAVDASEAAQLLMIEKTFLDVTSQDVNQLQHPNPKKRHLKVVESYDVLPDDEAWPNNYILLRFPERPSAATAINPAAGASSPRLSKSILRPIVQDDQQMMEFYLPQEEDLSKLDEAYRRAVDEEPLEKIMQLNEENPNDPEIDHIFSNVYYDRIRTYEVVSTSAPKKEILVSFQEGEESDNEPATKKRKGVYYKEINFRTLLRKTRTKPHDEVDGQSDRWDKSRVGFRLPSQADIAHRDEAKSQVADPTWTNEELRRVHGGDNMAEGQGEAIDDEEVGVDEGAIEAERGAHDGSE
- a CDS encoding cytosolic Fe-S cluster assembly factor NBP35; amino-acid sequence: MSIRLPPHSDIERKCNSLTMIATQRPFPIPSPVPLAPSSTVLPTTVPENAPQHCPGVESSQAGKADACEGCPNQSVCAEGPKGPDPDLPLIRERMSSVRRKILVLSGKGGVGKSTFTAGLSWALAADEECQAGIMDIDICGPSIPLLMGLESSTIHTSASGWSPAYALDNLAVMSIGFLLPSSSDAVIWRGPKKNGLIKQFLKDVEWGDLDYMVVDTPPGTSDEHLSIVQYLKEAGIDGAVLVTTPQEVALQDVRKEIDFCKKVGIPILGMVENMSGFVCPNCKNESQIFAPTTGGAEAMGKELGIELLGKVPLDPRIGMTCDQGISFLDEYPESPATMAYLDIVQRIREILDDE